A stretch of Castanea sativa cultivar Marrone di Chiusa Pesio chromosome 2, ASM4071231v1 DNA encodes these proteins:
- the LOC142624970 gene encoding uncharacterized protein At4g02000-like has translation MENLTNKWRNLSLNDREGGKLVMKRDRVSHEHTIVAKFLTKRVLNTDAIVRTFSPLWQSRNDFKVRNAGDHKLLFVFDNAEEVEKFMASKPWSFDRHMVVLQKLDSAVPVHDMAFNTVSLWVQVHNIPVTFLSRGVAEDLCDAMGTVDCNSSDAEVDRGSFFRVRVQVDISLPLCRGQVLSIEDDEEHWVTLKYERLPNICYWCGCLDLSDKDCDRWI, from the coding sequence ATGGAGAACCTGACAAACAAATGGCGCAATTTGTCGTTGAACGATAGGGAAGGAGGTAAACTAGTAATGAAGAGGGATAGAGTCTCCCATGAGCATACGATTGTGGCAAAATTCCTAACCAAGAGAGTTTTGAATACTGATGCGATAGTCAGAACCTTTAGTCCACTATGGCAATCAAGGAATGATTTTAAGGTCCGCAATGCAGGAGATCACAAGTTGttgtttgtgtttgataatgCAGAGGAGGTCGAAAAATTTATGGCAAGCAAACCGTGGAGTTTCGACAGGCATATGGTTGTCCTTCAGAAACTGGATAGTGCAGTTCCAGTACATGACATGGCCTTTAACACAGTGTCGTTATGGGTGCAAGTACATAACATTCCGGTTACCTTCTTGAGCAGGGGGGTAGCAGAGGATTTATGTGACGCAATGGGGACAGTGGATTGTAATTCAAGTGATGCGGAGGTTGATAGAGGCAGCTTCTTTCGAGTCCGAGTGCAAGTGGATATTTCTCTACCTCTCTGTAGGGGTCAGGTTCTCTCCATTGAGGATGATGAAGAGCATTGGGTGACGTTAAAATATGAACGTCTTCCTAATATATGTTACTGGTGTGGATGCTTGGATCTCTCAGACAAGGACTGCGATAGGTGGATATAG